The Dehalococcoidales bacterium DNA segment GCTGTCCCGTATCCAGCAGGAACTGGGGGAAAAAGCCCTGGTAGTGGCTACCGGTGGTTATGCCGGCCTTATTGCCGGAGAAACGGCGGTAATCGACCGGGTGAACCCTGATTTGACACTCATCGGGCTGAGGCTTATTTACCTGATGAATAAAGAATAGGGGAGTCCCAGAATGGGGCGAAGCCCCATGTCATTGCGAGAAGCGTGGCGACGAAGCAATCCGTGAGAGGAGGCGTAAACGGAATGATCTCGCAATGACAGTTGAGGAGGTACTAATGCTAACCAATAAGACGGTGGTGCTGGGTATTTCCGGAGGTATCGCCGCTTACAAGGCAGCTGACCTGGCCAGTAAACTGACCCAAGCCGGGGCTGAGGTCAGGGTGGTGATGACGGAATCGGCACAGAAGTTTATCACTCCGCTGACCCTGCGCAGCCTGACCAACTGCCCAGTGGTGACCACAATGTGGGAGCTTGCCTCCGAGTTCAGCATCGAGCATGTCGCCCTGGCGGAAGCGGCCGATGTCGTCGTCATCGCTCCGGCGACGGCCAATGTCATCGCCCGGATAACCGCCGGTATCGCCGATGATATGCTGACCACCACCGTGCTGGCGACGGAAGCGCCGGTGATTATTGCCCCGGCGATGAACGTTAATATGTACCGGAACCCGGTTACCCAGGAAAACCTGGCGAAGCTGAAAGCCCGCGGTTTCACCATCATCGGCCCGGCTTACGGGCGTCTGGCTTCGGGTAAAATGGGGCTGGGCCGTTTGATTGAGAATGAGCAGATAATCGGCACTATCCGGCAGGTGCTGGGCAGAAACGGCGACCTTGCCGGTAAGCACATTGTGGTTACCGCCGGGGGTACCCAGGAAGCCATCGACCCGGTGCGCTATATCAGCAACCGCTCTTCGGGGAAGATGGGCTATGCCGTGGCCGAGGCGGCACGGGATAGGGGGGCTAAGGTAACTCTGATTTCCGCGCCCACATCCCTTCCCGAGCCGGTAGGCGTTGAGGTCACACAGGTGGTCAGCGCCGCGCAGATGAAAGAAGCCGTGGTCAAAGCTGTGGCCAGGGCTGATGCCCTGATCATGGTGGCGGCGGTGGCTGACTACCGGCCGCAGAGTGCGTCCAAAGGCAAAATAAAGAAGGAAAAAACCACCGGGCTGACCCTGGAGCTGGTCAGGACGCCGGATATCCTGGCTGAGGTTAAAGGGAACTTCATCAAGGTGGGCTTTGCCGCTGAGAGTGAAGACCTGCTCGCCAATGCTAAAGAGAAACTGGCAAGCAAGCAGCTTGACCTCATCGCCGCCAACGACATTACCGCCCCCGACAGCGGCTTCGGCGTCGATACCAATAAAGTGACCCTGATTGACCGCGACGGCAAGACCGAAGAACTGCCCCTGATGAGCAAGAGAGAAGTAGCCGATAGGATTCTGGACAGGGTGGTGAGGTTGGTGGGGAAGGAGAGAGAAAATGCGGAAAAGGATTAGTTACGCTTTCTTTACCTGCACTTTGGCTTATGTGCTGGCGGCAATCATAATCTTTATCCTTTCTGTGGCGCAGACAGGATGGGAAAGAATAGATAGTGACGCAGGCACGTTCTTAATAAGCGCCCTGACGTTGGCGCTATCCGAGTTCAGCTGGTGGGGTGACTTCTATTATCTGGCAATTCTGGTACCCTGGCTGTCATCAGCTCTAATGCTAATACTCCTTGTATATCTGTTTAAAGGAGCAGGACCAAGACGCGTACTGGGAGGGCTGAGTATCGGTGCCTATTATTTGGCGATGTTTCTGGTCTTTATCATCAACGGTCTGATTGGCGGGTGGGAAGATATAACCTACCCCCTGTTGATGCTGTGGCCATTGGCGGGCTTTGGATTGGGTTATCTAGCAACTTTTATCCTTGAAAAGATGGTAATGCCCCAGCTTACAGGGTGATTATTGCGGAGGTAATTTGGGATGTTCCAAAGGATTGTCCCGGGGGAAATCCCCCTGTAGTCCCCCTTTACGAAAGAGGGAGCAGAGTTCTCCCTTTGAGAAAGGGAGAATGAGAGCGATTTAATCAGGGGAGTCTAAGGGGGGCGCAGCTCCTCTTCTACAACCATCCCCTTCCCCTTAATCAAGGGGAAGGGGTCATCCTG contains these protein-coding regions:
- the coaBC gene encoding bifunctional phosphopantothenoylcysteine decarboxylase/phosphopantothenate--cysteine ligase CoaBC, whose product is MLTNKTVVLGISGGIAAYKAADLASKLTQAGAEVRVVMTESAQKFITPLTLRSLTNCPVVTTMWELASEFSIEHVALAEAADVVVIAPATANVIARITAGIADDMLTTTVLATEAPVIIAPAMNVNMYRNPVTQENLAKLKARGFTIIGPAYGRLASGKMGLGRLIENEQIIGTIRQVLGRNGDLAGKHIVVTAGGTQEAIDPVRYISNRSSGKMGYAVAEAARDRGAKVTLISAPTSLPEPVGVEVTQVVSAAQMKEAVVKAVARADALIMVAAVADYRPQSASKGKIKKEKTTGLTLELVRTPDILAEVKGNFIKVGFAAESEDLLANAKEKLASKQLDLIAANDITAPDSGFGVDTNKVTLIDRDGKTEELPLMSKREVADRILDRVVRLVGKERENAEKD